From the genome of Mesorhizobium japonicum MAFF 303099, one region includes:
- a CDS encoding D-amino acid aminotransferase yields the protein MDQTTATQASKPLPTVGDRHVDPHSYPDGIAFLDGQYLPMSQAKVSVLDWGFLHSDATYDTVHVWNGRFFRLDLHLDRFFGGLEKLRMTIPFDRDGVAEILHNCVALSGHRAAYVEMLCTRGASPTFSRDPRQAINRFMAFAVPFGSVANAEQLQRGLRVAISDKVRIPPASVDPSIKNYHWLDLVRGLYDAYDSGAETALILDFNGNVAEGPGFNVFCVKDGKLSTPAIGVLPGITRRTVFDLCAEEGLAAAAADVSVAALKAADEVFITSTAGGIMPVTEIDGAAIADGKVGPVTSRLMALYWQKHDDPAWSSQVKYP from the coding sequence ATGGACCAGACGACGGCAACACAGGCTTCAAAGCCGCTGCCCACAGTCGGCGACCGCCACGTCGACCCGCATTCCTACCCCGACGGCATCGCCTTCCTCGACGGCCAGTATCTGCCGATGTCGCAAGCCAAGGTGTCGGTGCTGGACTGGGGCTTCCTGCATTCCGACGCCACCTACGACACGGTGCATGTCTGGAACGGCCGCTTCTTCCGCCTCGACCTGCATCTCGACCGCTTCTTCGGCGGACTGGAAAAGCTGCGCATGACCATCCCCTTCGACAGGGATGGCGTGGCCGAGATCCTGCACAATTGTGTCGCCCTTTCGGGCCATCGCGCCGCCTATGTCGAAATGCTGTGCACGCGCGGCGCATCGCCGACCTTCAGCCGCGATCCGCGCCAGGCGATCAACCGCTTCATGGCCTTCGCCGTACCCTTCGGCTCGGTCGCCAATGCCGAGCAGTTGCAGCGCGGCCTGCGCGTCGCCATCAGCGACAAGGTGCGCATCCCGCCGGCTTCGGTCGATCCGTCGATCAAGAACTACCATTGGCTCGATCTGGTGCGCGGCCTCTACGACGCCTATGACAGCGGTGCGGAGACCGCGCTCATTCTCGACTTCAACGGCAATGTCGCCGAGGGCCCGGGCTTCAACGTCTTCTGCGTCAAGGACGGCAAACTGTCGACGCCGGCCATCGGCGTGCTGCCCGGCATCACGCGCCGCACAGTCTTCGATCTCTGCGCCGAAGAAGGTCTTGCCGCCGCCGCCGCCGATGTCAGCGTCGCCGCGCTCAAGGCGGCCGACGAGGTCTTCATCACCTCGACCGCCGGCGGCATCATGCCGGTGACCGAGATCGACGGCGCGGCGATCGCCGACGGCAAGGTCGGGCCGGTTACCAGCCGGCTAATGGCGCTCTACTGGCAAAAGCACGACGATCCGGCCTGGTCGTCTCAGGTGAAGTATCCCTGA
- the metF gene encoding methylenetetrahydrofolate reductase [NAD(P)H]: MNQFRFSRRPDIGDKVKVSFEFFPPKNDEMEARLWDTVTRLEPLKPKFVSVTYGAGGSTRERTARTVGRILNETSLTPAAHMTCVDAARHQVDAVIQEFAAMGVKRFVALRGDPAAGVGTAYRPHPDGYANGAELVGAMKDAGDFDISVSAYPEKHPESPDFATDIDMLKRKVDNGATRAITQFFFDNDLYERYVERARRAGIYIPIVPGILPVHNFTQVANFSARCGALVPAWLAERFEGLQNDPQTHALVASAVAAEQVLDLVERGVGDFHFYTMNRADLVFAICHMIGIRSHEAEVAGSAAA, from the coding sequence ATGAACCAGTTCCGCTTTTCCCGCCGCCCCGACATTGGCGACAAGGTCAAGGTTTCCTTCGAATTCTTCCCGCCCAAGAATGACGAGATGGAGGCGCGGCTGTGGGACACGGTCACGCGGCTGGAGCCGCTGAAGCCGAAATTCGTCTCGGTGACCTATGGCGCCGGCGGCTCGACGCGTGAGCGCACGGCGCGCACCGTCGGTCGCATCCTGAACGAGACCAGCCTGACGCCGGCCGCGCACATGACCTGCGTCGATGCCGCTCGCCATCAGGTCGACGCGGTGATCCAGGAATTCGCCGCTATGGGCGTCAAGCGCTTCGTCGCCCTGCGCGGCGATCCGGCCGCGGGCGTTGGCACCGCCTACCGCCCGCATCCCGACGGCTATGCCAACGGCGCCGAACTGGTCGGCGCGATGAAGGACGCGGGCGATTTCGACATTTCGGTTTCGGCTTATCCGGAAAAGCATCCGGAAAGCCCGGACTTCGCCACCGATATCGACATGCTGAAGCGCAAGGTCGACAATGGCGCGACGCGGGCTATCACCCAGTTCTTCTTCGACAATGATCTCTACGAGCGCTATGTCGAGCGTGCGCGCCGGGCGGGCATCTACATCCCGATCGTTCCCGGCATCCTGCCGGTGCATAATTTCACCCAGGTCGCCAATTTCTCGGCGCGATGCGGCGCGCTGGTGCCGGCATGGCTGGCCGAGCGCTTCGAGGGCCTGCAGAACGACCCGCAGACCCATGCGCTGGTGGCGTCCGCCGTCGCCGCCGAACAGGTTCTCGACCTGGTCGAACGCGGGGTGGGCGACTTCCACTTCTACACGATGAACCGCGCCGACCTCGTCTTCGCCATCTGCCACATGATCGGCATCCGCTCGCACGAGGCGGAGGTGGCAGGTTCGGCTGCGGCGTGA
- a CDS encoding DUF2293 domain-containing protein, which produces MTAPTGRRRAIAKALTALLPLAPYADMEKIRADAGAVHMKTLPPGIAVWLATIAHIRHMHTDYEKLLAEGYDRDSARFFVIEQTNIMLTRWRATRLLDADDEEE; this is translated from the coding sequence ATGACAGCACCGACCGGCCGCCGCCGCGCCATCGCCAAGGCGCTGACCGCACTTCTGCCGCTGGCGCCCTATGCCGACATGGAAAAGATCCGCGCCGACGCCGGCGCAGTGCATATGAAGACCTTGCCGCCAGGCATTGCCGTGTGGCTGGCGACGATCGCCCACATTCGTCACATGCATACCGACTACGAAAAGCTGCTGGCCGAGGGTTATGACCGCGACTCCGCTCGCTTCTTTGTCATCGAGCAGACCAACATCATGCTCACCCGCTGGCGCGCGACCCGCCTGCTCGATGCCGACGACGAGGAGGAATGA
- a CDS encoding ArsR/SmtB family transcription factor, which produces MHVSLDTMVDTLKAAAESSRLRILALLSRGDLTVSDLTEILGQSQPRVSRHLKLLLEAGLIDRYQEGSWAFFRLSDADSARDFVMGLVSSIRGADPQVERDLERLASVKRKRQDRAAEYFSVNAASWDHIRSLHVPDRAVEAAMLKLVGKRPFQSMLDLGTGTGRLLEIFSPLYRRGVGIDMSREMLTVARANLDKAGVSNAQVRQGDIFSPPVERDAFDLVTIHQVLHYLDDPARAIHEAARLLRPSGRLVIVDFAPHTLEFLREEHAHMRLGFSDRQIGEWFAEAGLDLEDAQEFEPRGGSEPRLTVKLWLGRDRRLLIADPANDSQQTKVNSIGEIA; this is translated from the coding sequence ATGCATGTTTCGCTCGACACCATGGTGGATACGCTGAAGGCGGCGGCCGAATCCAGCCGCCTGCGCATATTGGCACTGTTGTCGCGTGGCGACCTCACCGTTTCCGATCTTACCGAAATTCTTGGTCAGTCGCAGCCGCGCGTTTCGCGGCATTTGAAGCTGCTTCTCGAGGCCGGGCTGATCGACCGCTACCAGGAAGGATCATGGGCGTTCTTCCGCCTGTCGGATGCCGATTCCGCGCGTGACTTCGTCATGGGGCTGGTTTCCAGCATTCGCGGCGCCGATCCGCAGGTCGAGCGCGACCTCGAGCGGCTGGCCTCGGTCAAGCGCAAGCGGCAGGACCGGGCGGCGGAGTATTTCTCCGTGAATGCGGCAAGCTGGGACCATATACGCTCGCTGCATGTGCCGGACCGCGCGGTCGAGGCGGCGATGCTGAAGCTGGTTGGCAAGCGGCCGTTCCAGTCGATGCTGGATCTTGGCACCGGTACCGGGCGGCTCCTGGAAATCTTCTCGCCGCTCTACCGGCGCGGTGTCGGCATCGACATGTCGCGCGAGATGCTGACCGTGGCGCGCGCCAATCTCGACAAGGCCGGCGTTTCCAATGCGCAGGTGCGGCAAGGCGATATCTTCTCGCCGCCGGTCGAGCGCGATGCCTTCGATCTCGTCACCATCCACCAGGTGCTGCACTATCTCGACGATCCGGCCCGCGCCATCCACGAGGCGGCGCGGCTTTTGCGGCCGTCGGGCCGGCTGGTCATCGTCGACTTCGCGCCGCACACGCTGGAATTCCTGCGCGAAGAGCACGCACATATGCGGCTCGGCTTTTCCGACCGGCAGATCGGCGAGTGGTTTGCCGAGGCCGGCCTTGATCTCGAGGATGCCCAGGAATTCGAGCCGCGCGGCGGCAGCGAGCCCAGGCTCACCGTCAAACTCTGGCTTGGCCGCGACCGGCGCCTGCTGATCGCCGACCCTGCCAATGACAGCCAGCAGACCAAAGTGAATTCGATAGGGGAAATCGCCTGA
- the tsaA gene encoding tRNA (N6-threonylcarbamoyladenosine(37)-N6)-methyltransferase TrmO, with protein sequence MTGPREMFEAREGEQRLEQDPATMPADGGVVFIGRIASPWTTRESCPKNMRTARETGQQAVLTIDAPYREGLRGLERASHVIVLSWLHHAPRNLIVQKPRHAAEAKGVFGLRSPARPNPIGLHVARLIGLDIAAGRIDLDAIDVLDGTPVIDIKPYFASTDAIPEAIIEGREER encoded by the coding sequence ATGACCGGGCCGCGCGAAATGTTCGAGGCACGCGAAGGCGAGCAGAGGCTGGAACAGGATCCGGCAACGATGCCGGCGGATGGCGGCGTCGTCTTCATCGGCCGCATCGCCTCGCCCTGGACGACACGGGAGAGCTGCCCGAAAAACATGCGCACGGCGCGCGAGACCGGGCAGCAGGCGGTGCTGACCATCGACGCGCCCTATCGTGAAGGCCTGCGCGGGCTGGAGCGTGCCAGCCATGTCATCGTCCTGTCCTGGCTGCACCACGCGCCGCGCAATCTGATTGTGCAAAAACCCCGCCATGCGGCTGAAGCCAAAGGCGTGTTCGGCCTGCGCTCCCCTGCCCGGCCGAACCCGATCGGCCTGCATGTGGCAAGGCTCATCGGATTGGACATCGCCGCCGGGCGCATCGATCTCGACGCCATCGACGTGCTCGACGGCACGCCGGTCATCGACATCAAGCCCTACTTCGCCTCGACCGACGCCATACCAGAGGCGATCATCGAAGGACGCGAGGAGCGATGA
- a CDS encoding SDR family oxidoreductase, whose product MSQSLHGKTAIVTGSSRGIGRAIAEGLAAEGAAVVVNYVGNQKAADEVVAGIAGKGGKAIAIQADISSVSDVRRLFDETESRLGAIDIVVANVGVAVIKPLTEATEADFDLVFGTNAKGTFFTLQEAARRVRDGGRIIAVSTGGTKMFFTQTALYLGSKGAVEQFVRVLSRELGSRGITVNALSPGFTDTDLLPERDRAVAAGMSPFGRIGAPHDVADVAVFLASDEARWLTGDNIQAGGGVA is encoded by the coding sequence ATGTCCCAGTCTCTGCACGGCAAAACCGCAATCGTCACCGGCAGTTCGCGCGGCATCGGCCGGGCGATCGCCGAAGGGCTCGCGGCTGAGGGCGCTGCCGTCGTCGTCAATTATGTCGGCAACCAGAAAGCCGCGGATGAGGTCGTCGCCGGCATCGCCGGCAAGGGAGGAAAGGCAATCGCCATCCAGGCCGACATATCAAGCGTTTCGGATGTCCGCCGCTTGTTTGACGAGACCGAGAGCAGGCTGGGCGCGATCGACATCGTCGTCGCCAATGTTGGCGTCGCCGTCATCAAACCGCTGACCGAAGCAACCGAAGCCGATTTCGACCTTGTCTTCGGCACCAATGCCAAGGGCACCTTCTTCACGCTGCAGGAAGCAGCGCGCCGGGTAAGGGATGGCGGCCGTATCATCGCCGTCTCCACCGGCGGCACAAAGATGTTCTTCACCCAGACGGCGCTCTACCTCGGCAGCAAGGGCGCAGTCGAACAGTTCGTCCGCGTGCTCTCGCGTGAACTCGGATCGCGCGGCATCACCGTCAATGCGCTGTCGCCGGGCTTCACTGACACAGACCTGCTCCCCGAGCGCGATCGCGCCGTGGCGGCCGGCATGTCGCCCTTCGGCAGGATCGGCGCGCCGCACGACGTTGCCGATGTCGCGGTCTTCCTGGCCAGCGACGAGGCCCGCTGGCTGACCGGCGACAACATCCAGGCCGGCGGTGGCGTGGCGTAA
- a CDS encoding alanine racemase, with protein sequence MQRFENAREAALALRPDDPVYCFRPQVLKADARQFMGMFPGKTAYAVKTNGEQIVLKTLVEAGVTAFDVASPGEFAAVRAVSPDAEMLYMHPVKAQSDIKLALEKYGIRVISLDHEDEITKLTRVVRALDIDPGSISVFVRIQTKGSAAYELSKKFGAGPAYAVELAERLNRTGYKVGLCFHVGSQIEDPDTYERALASADWVRNRLTFDIAGLDVGGGFPAEYGHDPNRKQIEMPSLGQIMSRLSGDLKEYQFDQMPLVAEPGRVIVARCLSLIVRVLLRKGKRLYINDGIWASLSDSWTGKITLPARFIPDPAIRTRNGAEKNVVPFKVCGATCDSVDILSRPFWLPETVDTGDWIEIGHIGAYSLSLRTRFNGFYPDTFVEVTTPFDEGDAPQGFASLETMAD encoded by the coding sequence ATGCAGCGATTCGAGAATGCCCGCGAGGCGGCACTGGCGCTTCGTCCTGACGATCCGGTCTATTGCTTTCGCCCGCAGGTGCTGAAGGCCGATGCCAGGCAGTTCATGGGCATGTTCCCCGGCAAGACCGCCTATGCGGTCAAGACCAATGGCGAGCAGATCGTGCTGAAGACCTTGGTCGAGGCCGGCGTCACTGCCTTCGACGTCGCTTCGCCCGGCGAATTCGCTGCCGTGCGCGCGGTCTCTCCCGATGCCGAGATGCTCTACATGCACCCGGTCAAGGCGCAGTCGGATATCAAACTGGCGCTGGAGAAATACGGCATCCGCGTCATTTCGCTCGACCATGAGGACGAGATCACCAAGCTGACGCGGGTGGTGCGGGCGCTCGACATCGACCCGGGCTCGATCAGCGTGTTCGTGCGCATCCAGACGAAAGGGTCGGCGGCCTACGAACTGTCGAAGAAGTTTGGCGCCGGGCCGGCCTATGCGGTCGAACTCGCCGAGCGGCTGAACCGCACCGGCTACAAGGTCGGCCTGTGTTTCCATGTCGGCAGCCAGATCGAGGATCCCGACACGTATGAGCGGGCGCTGGCCTCGGCCGACTGGGTGCGCAACCGGCTGACATTCGACATCGCCGGTCTCGATGTCGGCGGCGGCTTTCCGGCCGAATACGGCCATGATCCCAACCGCAAGCAGATCGAGATGCCGTCGCTCGGCCAGATCATGTCGCGGCTTTCCGGCGACCTGAAGGAATATCAGTTCGACCAGATGCCGCTGGTGGCCGAGCCGGGCAGGGTGATCGTGGCGCGCTGCCTGTCGCTGATCGTGCGCGTGCTCCTGCGCAAGGGCAAGCGGCTCTACATCAATGACGGCATCTGGGCATCGCTGTCGGATTCATGGACCGGCAAGATCACGCTGCCGGCACGCTTCATTCCCGATCCGGCGATCAGGACCCGCAATGGCGCTGAAAAGAACGTCGTGCCGTTCAAGGTCTGCGGCGCGACCTGCGATTCCGTCGACATCCTGTCCAGGCCGTTCTGGCTGCCGGAAACCGTCGACACCGGCGACTGGATCGAGATCGGCCATATCGGCGCCTACTCGCTGTCGCTCCGCACACGCTTCAACGGCTTCTATCCCGACACATTCGTCGAGGTGACGACGCCGTTCGACGAGGGCGACGCGCCGCAGGGCTTCGCCAGCCTGGAGACGATGGCGGATTAG
- a CDS encoding MOSC domain-containing protein, producing MLDLFPEAEKPVEIIPAKKLSARAAALYVAPAEHFQTRPVEELRLGFDGILGDFHAGSTRRSGGREPWYPRGTEMRNERQLSIVAADELAIVAERMGLPDIKPEWIGANLVIEGVPHLSMLPAGTLLFFKDGVTLKVDAQNGPCRIAGRSIAENAGMADIEAGALLFPKVAKRLRGVVAWVEKPGTIRAGEEISARVPEQWIYQT from the coding sequence ATGCTGGATCTTTTCCCCGAAGCCGAGAAGCCGGTCGAAATCATTCCGGCGAAGAAGCTTTCCGCTCGCGCCGCAGCGCTCTATGTCGCGCCGGCGGAGCATTTCCAGACAAGACCGGTGGAGGAATTGCGGCTTGGCTTCGATGGCATTTTGGGCGATTTCCATGCCGGATCGACGCGGCGCTCGGGCGGGCGCGAACCCTGGTATCCGCGCGGCACCGAAATGCGCAACGAGCGGCAGCTGTCGATCGTGGCTGCGGACGAACTTGCCATCGTCGCCGAGCGGATGGGCCTTCCCGACATCAAGCCGGAATGGATCGGCGCCAATCTGGTGATCGAGGGCGTGCCGCATCTGTCGATGCTGCCGGCCGGCACGTTGCTGTTCTTCAAGGATGGCGTGACCCTCAAGGTCGACGCCCAGAACGGACCATGCCGCATCGCCGGGCGATCGATCGCTGAAAATGCCGGAATGGCCGACATCGAAGCCGGCGCGCTGCTCTTTCCCAAAGTGGCCAAGCGGCTGCGTGGCGTGGTCGCCTGGGTCGAGAAGCCCGGAACGATCAGGGCGGGCGAAGAAATCTCGGCGCGGGTGCCGGAGCAGTGGATTTACCAGACATAG
- a CDS encoding LysR family transcriptional regulator, producing the protein MRGSEFTELKAFSAIVEEGSFVRAAARLRVSPPALSQSIRQLEARVGVRLLNRTTRSVSATAAGDALFSRLAVAFGELESAIADVHAARDRPAGSLRINVPRVAAMRFIAPILGDFQRAYPDIALTVIVDDTLADIVEGRFDAGIRLGERLEKDMVAVKLSEDLQMAAVAAPAYLENRAIPRHPQELHQHQCIKFEWPGGGNLYRWEFARGRRALEIAIEGSLTVNDTELMLNAVLDGVGIAYMFEYQVRPWIEQGRLVRFLEAWSPSFPGFYLYHPSSRHVPPALRAFIDFMRARRAVNSE; encoded by the coding sequence ATGCGCGGATCCGAATTCACCGAACTCAAGGCATTTTCCGCCATCGTCGAAGAAGGCAGTTTCGTTCGTGCCGCCGCGAGGCTGCGTGTGTCGCCGCCGGCGCTCAGCCAGTCTATCCGGCAGTTGGAGGCGCGCGTCGGCGTCAGGCTCCTCAACCGCACGACGCGCAGTGTCTCCGCGACCGCGGCTGGCGATGCACTTTTTTCGCGCCTTGCCGTCGCCTTTGGTGAACTGGAAAGCGCCATTGCCGATGTTCATGCGGCGCGCGATCGGCCGGCGGGTTCGCTGCGCATCAATGTGCCGCGTGTCGCCGCCATGCGGTTCATCGCGCCGATCCTCGGAGACTTTCAGCGCGCCTATCCTGATATCGCGCTGACCGTCATCGTCGACGACACGCTGGCCGACATTGTCGAAGGCCGGTTCGATGCAGGAATCCGGCTCGGCGAACGGCTGGAGAAGGACATGGTGGCGGTGAAACTGAGCGAGGATTTGCAGATGGCCGCGGTGGCCGCTCCGGCCTATCTCGAGAACCGGGCCATACCTCGTCATCCGCAGGAACTGCACCAGCACCAATGCATCAAATTCGAATGGCCGGGCGGCGGCAATCTCTATCGATGGGAGTTCGCGCGCGGCAGACGGGCTCTGGAAATCGCCATCGAAGGCAGCCTGACCGTCAACGATACCGAGCTGATGCTCAATGCCGTGCTGGATGGCGTGGGCATTGCCTACATGTTTGAATACCAGGTTCGGCCCTGGATCGAGCAAGGCAGGCTGGTCCGTTTTCTGGAAGCCTGGTCGCCCAGCTTTCCAGGTTTCTATCTATACCACCCAAGTTCGCGGCACGTGCCGCCGGCCTTGCGGGCGTTCATTGATTTCATGCGGGCGAGGAGAGCAGTGAATAGTGAGTAG
- a CDS encoding VOC family protein codes for MRLSPSLFFATNCEPALAFYEQCGLGRGTILLRWGDNGMPVRTEAMRGKILHARFEGPGVLFHASDNDDAEPMKGSAMMLEFDELEAMRALFVRMAAGGRMTVPLARQYWGTSFGMLVDAFGVQWMFSCSGE; via the coding sequence ATGCGGCTCTCCCCCTCGCTGTTCTTCGCGACCAATTGCGAGCCGGCACTGGCCTTCTACGAACAATGCGGCCTTGGCCGGGGAACCATCCTGCTGCGCTGGGGCGACAACGGCATGCCGGTGCGCACCGAAGCCATGCGTGGAAAAATCCTGCATGCCCGCTTCGAAGGTCCGGGCGTGCTGTTCCATGCCTCCGACAATGACGATGCCGAGCCGATGAAAGGCTCCGCCATGATGCTGGAATTCGACGAGCTGGAGGCCATGCGCGCACTTTTTGTCCGTATGGCCGCCGGCGGCCGCATGACCGTGCCCCTGGCGCGGCAATATTGGGGAACCAGCTTCGGCATGCTGGTCGACGCGTTCGGCGTGCAGTGGATGTTCAGCTGCTCAGGTGAATGA
- a CDS encoding TetR/AcrR family transcriptional regulator has translation MHLFWEHGYEATSLAMLREAMGLTPPQIYNAFTDKETLFRKALTRYHETEIGFALDALSAPVPTPEAIRRLLLGAAEAYSRPGKPGGCLFVSGALAASPRAQAIADELKAYRKASEAAIAERLAMGQAAGDLPEGFSVESFAKYIAGVMNGMSIQARDGASAEELRIMAQTALAALPPEGQKRGA, from the coding sequence ATGCATCTGTTCTGGGAGCATGGCTATGAGGCGACGTCGCTGGCGATGCTGCGCGAGGCGATGGGGCTGACGCCGCCGCAGATCTACAACGCCTTCACCGACAAGGAGACTTTGTTCCGCAAGGCGCTGACGCGCTACCACGAGACGGAGATCGGCTTTGCGCTGGACGCGCTGAGCGCGCCGGTGCCGACGCCCGAGGCGATCCGGCGGTTGCTGCTGGGCGCGGCGGAGGCCTATTCCAGGCCCGGCAAGCCGGGCGGATGCCTTTTCGTCAGCGGTGCCCTGGCAGCCTCACCGCGGGCGCAGGCCATCGCGGATGAACTCAAGGCCTATCGCAAGGCAAGCGAGGCGGCGATCGCGGAGCGTCTGGCCATGGGCCAAGCGGCGGGCGATCTGCCAGAAGGCTTCTCCGTCGAGAGCTTCGCCAAATACATCGCCGGCGTCATGAACGGCATGTCGATCCAGGCGCGGGACGGCGCCTCGGCCGAAGAGTTGCGCATTATGGCCCAAACCGCTCTTGCGGCCTTGCCGCCCGAAGGGCAAAAACGGGGAGCATGA
- a CDS encoding SDR family oxidoreductase has translation MTNKVWFITGSSKGFGRVWAEAALARGDRVAATARDAGTLADLVEKYGDNIAAIKLDVTDKKAVDTAVAEAHKRFGRLDVVINNAGYGHFGAIEEVSEQEARDQIETNVFGALWVTQAVLPIMRAQRSGRIIQISSIGGVNAFASLGLYHASKWALEAFSQSLSIEVAEFGIHVTLVEPGGFSTDWSGASAKVSKPIEAYAPARAKMAERRANSVAGDPEATGPAMLAIVDAAEPPLRVFFGDGGLPMIRQEYANRLATWDKWDHVSVMAQGANKNRKG, from the coding sequence ATGACAAACAAGGTTTGGTTCATCACCGGATCGTCGAAGGGTTTTGGCCGTGTTTGGGCCGAGGCTGCACTGGCGCGCGGCGACCGCGTTGCCGCGACCGCCCGTGACGCTGGCACGCTCGCCGATCTGGTCGAGAAGTATGGCGACAACATCGCCGCGATAAAGCTCGACGTCACCGACAAGAAAGCCGTCGATACGGCCGTTGCCGAGGCGCACAAGCGCTTTGGCCGGCTCGACGTCGTCATCAACAATGCCGGCTATGGCCATTTCGGCGCCATTGAGGAGGTCAGCGAGCAGGAAGCCCGCGACCAGATCGAAACCAATGTGTTCGGCGCGCTGTGGGTCACGCAGGCGGTACTGCCGATCATGCGGGCCCAGCGTTCCGGCCGCATCATCCAGATCTCGTCGATCGGCGGCGTCAACGCCTTCGCCTCGCTCGGCCTCTACCACGCCTCGAAATGGGCGCTGGAAGCCTTCAGCCAGTCGCTCAGCATCGAGGTCGCGGAATTCGGCATCCATGTCACGCTGGTCGAGCCAGGCGGCTTCTCCACCGACTGGTCCGGTGCCTCAGCCAAGGTCTCCAAGCCGATCGAGGCCTACGCGCCCGCCCGCGCCAAGATGGCCGAGCGCCGCGCCAATTCGGTCGCCGGCGACCCCGAAGCCACCGGTCCGGCGATGCTGGCCATCGTCGACGCCGCCGAGCCGCCGCTGCGGGTGTTCTTCGGCGATGGCGGCCTGCCGATGATCCGCCAGGAATACGCCAACCGCCTCGCCACCTGGGACAAATGGGACCACGTGTCCGTCATGGCACAAGGCGCGAACAAGAACCGCAAGGGCTGA
- a CDS encoding DMT family transporter, producing MAIAATSAPRGPMTLTDWGQLLLLGAIWGGSFFFARIAVAELHPLVLVLFRVAIAAIALQIYLGLRGPSFRLAFPHAGLFFLLAFTNNVVPFSLIFAGQTELGAGVASVLNATTPFWTLILANALTSDEKLSWNKLAGIGLGVAGTAVMIGPGLLAGLGGPVWAKFALIGASLSYGVALMVARRFKGVPSPVIATGQLTASTIIMIPIVLLTHGPADLFSASPSVWAAVLALALLSTAFAYILYFNLVASAGATNASLVTLIVPASAMLLGFLFLGERLELFEIGGVVLIGLGLLTIDGRVLGRR from the coding sequence ATGGCAATTGCCGCTACATCCGCACCACGCGGACCGATGACGCTCACCGACTGGGGGCAGTTGCTGTTGCTTGGCGCCATCTGGGGCGGTTCGTTCTTCTTCGCCCGCATCGCGGTGGCGGAGCTTCACCCGCTGGTGCTGGTGCTGTTTCGCGTCGCCATCGCGGCAATCGCGCTGCAGATCTATCTCGGCCTGCGCGGTCCGTCCTTCCGCCTTGCCTTTCCCCATGCCGGCCTGTTCTTCCTGCTGGCCTTCACCAACAATGTCGTCCCCTTCTCGCTGATCTTCGCCGGCCAGACCGAGCTTGGCGCCGGCGTCGCCTCTGTGCTCAACGCGACGACGCCGTTCTGGACGCTGATCCTCGCCAACGCGCTGACATCGGACGAAAAGCTCTCCTGGAACAAGCTCGCCGGCATCGGGCTCGGCGTCGCCGGCACCGCCGTCATGATCGGTCCCGGCCTGCTCGCCGGGCTCGGCGGCCCGGTCTGGGCAAAATTCGCGCTGATCGGCGCGTCTTTGTCCTATGGCGTCGCGCTGATGGTCGCCCGCCGCTTCAAGGGCGTGCCCTCGCCGGTCATCGCCACCGGCCAGTTGACCGCCTCGACCATCATCATGATACCGATCGTGCTGCTCACGCACGGCCCCGCCGACCTGTTCTCGGCCTCGCCGTCAGTCTGGGCGGCGGTGCTGGCGCTGGCGCTTTTGTCCACCGCCTTCGCCTACATCCTCTACTTCAACCTCGTCGCCTCGGCCGGCGCCACCAACGCCTCGCTGGTCACACTGATCGTGCCGGCCAGCGCCATGCTGCTCGGTTTTCTTTTCCTGGGCGAACGGCTGGAACTGTTCGAGATTGGTGGCGTGGTGCTGATCGGCCTCGGTCTCCTCACAATCGACGGACGTGTCCTTGGAAGACGTTAG